The genomic stretch tcagtatttccgtattTGTAACGCTTAAAATACTGAGTATTTTCCCTaataaacacagttttgtaaattctttgatgtaattaatagtattcaaaagtacaatgcatttatgtaaaaatgtataaatataggtaatttattattattataaagtttatactttttgaggtgTAATTAATGAATTTGATGATAAATTGAACCTTTGCTTCTTTGAATAGAGTCCAATGGGCTGTTCTAATGGGTGTTCTTTAaggttatgtaattttaattttctttggtgcaattttgtattatgaaacaattaaataagctctcatttaaagtaaaaatataaaatatctaatctcagtttacataattaaacacttttaactcaATGTATTATATACACTGTTTCGTTTTCTTTAAAGCAATACATTTATTACCGGTACTCAATAACTAATTCAATAATATCACACTGATACCGGGGTTGGTAAGTGATTTACATTGTGAACTAGCAATATTTTCTAGTTGGGGCTTTACGATcgcagtatttatattgtatttgtcaGCCTCAAGTATCCATTTCAGTATTCTGTATCGGTAAGGATATGAGTACTTCAGGACTTGTAAAGTAATCAGtacgagaaaatatttgtatcttgTAATCATacagagtactagatacaaagtatctgtcatcagtatttttggttctcagtaaccgttatagatactggagaaaagtaaccgttacaaagtactgattactgaaatactgTCTCACCCTCATCTCTAGTCACTAGTCAGAAGTACGTTGGACTACTAGGTAGTAGGTTAACGCAGAGACCAGTACTACACTACTTACGTAACATAACGTCAATCCAAACCAACTGAGCTAAGTTTGAGTTAACCTCTTATCGAATCGGCGAGAGAAGGGTTAAGACTTATTGTTTGGCTTGGTGTTATACCAATTTGATGTTACAGCTTTGATATCAACATTTCGGTGAAATATAGCACTAATGATGTTGATTCCTTCACTCTTTTATATAATTGTGTAGATGAAGTATCTAGAATGACTTTGGTTGGATTACATGCTAGTAGATCTATTCTATATTATCTTGTGTTTATCTACGTTTGTCAATTTAGTTATGTTTCTACATCTCAAAACGGtaaggttataaaatgtataattgcaattatttttgtaataattctttTGTTGGTTGTCAGCTAACAGAACTTATCTTAATTAAGCTTAGTTCATATGTCTTAACAGTTTTGAAGTAGTTATTGCCAACTTTCATGtcctaattttattataaaccaaaGAAATACGTAATGAAATCAAAACATGAAGTTAGAGGAAATAGCTTATGTTCAACAttacaacataacctcaaaaccaCAATTAGCAATTTCCAatacatttaaatcttaataGCATAAAAAGTCTTAACAATAGGCAAACTCAAAACATTCTTAGATATTTTGTGTAATCCTAGAACCTGTGTCCTCCAGGTGATTACGATATGCGgaaccggttttttatatcgaagaatgtagtcatcaatacctaatattcacatctcaaatcctagactatcaatcgataccAAAGTATCTATAGGcctagtcctcaataacaatcatatgttttaaattaaaatatgaatttataatatttacagtgatcaaacaaattattattataaccaaaattagaaaaaaactgaagatgaccatattgCTCCTCtaacagttacagttgtttctttcccacaaatttcacataatgggtttttctgtACGAAttcaacatgttgaagccacgaaaaacatgtcttatcatatttcaaagcaatgtcgtatagttttctaaaattgactgccatttttaatacttacttctgtaaaatagaaatattaccctataaatgtattatttgaaagtgtttacagctgttgatatagattattaaggtgaatagttaaaaataattaatcagtatcgattgattatgtcgatggttatgattaagtaatagcGTTTGCCAATtccgatataaaaaccgggtccgcttatcgtgcCCTACCCGATTCAACTGCTATTGCTGTATATCCAAGCGGTTGATTTCAAGACATGATCACGTACATATTCACTGATCGCTTTATAACTTACATGGTTGCAAAGAAgaagaataataattatcaacAAATTGTGTTGGCATTTGAACTGCCAACTGACGATCCCTTGAGTCACGTACAATAGAACCAAGCAGAATAAACTTTTGTGCTTTTGTTCATACCTCTACCGTTACAAAAATGTTCTTGGTTTTCCAACTAGACTTAGGAAAGAGTTCTAAGTGTTGTTTGAGTTAGAAGTAGAAATGTAATAGATAAAAGCCTTTGTACAAACAACACACTGAGGATGCTCTTCATCATATATTTCAATACAAGTAAAaccataatctaaattttaaatatttatcatgaaactttctatattatttgatttataatctTTCCAACGCATCTCCTActctttcaaaattgtttacatCTCATTcttatttcaattacaatattagtattaaaaatctttgaatttttttaacaagaGTTGAACCACTTTGGTAGCCCTATTCTGCCCACCTCATGGGGTACTGGCTTGTGTGAGGTttaatcaaacagaataaagatgAGAGTCAATACAATActacaaggtcgatagtactaATAAAAAGTACATCACAGACAGGGTTTGAAAATGGGTGGTCACTCAAGCCCAATTCCACAAAAATAGAAcgtttattgatttataaaatcaagGTGGGCAGTATTGTCTCTAAGATACTAGGTACGCATGCTCTGACTAGCTTTATTTTGCATTCAGATACTTCAATATAGACCAAGTATTTTCAACTTCACCATTACATCATTCTaagcagtaaaaatattattatatcctgctaaaaataagaataatttaactcttgtaatatcaataatacttttaaaattactctttatttgTACTATTAGTTACATTATTTTTGATAGTACAAATTAAGATGATTTATCAGTGGTTATTGGTAGTACATTATTATTCCTATAAATTGTACTAAATGATTTTGGAGGTGCATTGCTAATGAAGTAAtacagtactttggtattatccagaggctACTATTTTTGATagagacagagtggcctccttctcgccGACATTGCTTCCTGTTCTTTagcaatgtttttaaactaattgcaaaagaagaaaacaagaacGGACCGTCATAactacatgtaattttcacagtataAGTCTGTTCTTTCCAAAAATGTAGTTGTTTTAAGTCCCCGGAAAGAACAACTTTTCAAAAAACAGTGGCCTCCGGCTAATACTGTTGTACCAATAATACTTCAGGatgtgttgtttatttattcatataaatctgtttttatctatcttgaaagaaaataaaacaccACTTTAATATCAGTTTGCAAATATGTtcactgttttcattaatatatCCAAAGACAATTCAAATTGTTCCATTtccctaaaaaataatttattgatgatgAACATTTGTTTTCTATGTTCTCTGAAATTTGTTCTGATTCAAAATAAATAGCTCTACTGTTTGGTTTAAACCCttttatatatagtttgatatatatatatatatatatatatatatatatatatatatatatatatatgtatataattctTTCAAAGGACATAAATCTGTTTAGTACTGATTTGCTTGGTCCTTCTGAGTTCAAAATTGGTTTAATGGGTTCTAAACCTTTCTTTGGGCATTCACTTGATATAAAGAAGAGAacaatttaacattattgttgATGCTCTTAGATGGAAGCTATTTGATACAAGGGGTAAAATTGAGAATTAAGGAACCCAATGCAGAAGTAAACATGTAACAAAACTAATATAGaaagcattaaaatttatatttaaatcatataaacatTATGCATATGGTAAGTTCTTAGATTGgaaaaactttcatattatttCAGATGATGAACATGGAGATATGATACTTCAAAGACAAAAGGTAGAAGTAAGTACATCTTCTCCATCACCTGATCTGTCAACGAGTATGAAGACAAAGTTTGTAAGTAAGATTTGATTagaaaatgatttgttaaaactataatttggttgaattgtttttaaatagtacaatatattatgttgtttaaaaattatttgtgtcaaattaaaatatggctaacaaaaacataaaattgaattatctgaccatttttggaaaaaatatatataaaaacattgaaatgttGCATCAATGCTAAGTTTACAATGTGTGTTGTTGCAGTCTATCAAACAAATGTTTgaatgttaaatatgttaatttaattatatataagatTCTTAAAGCTTatcaagtaaattaatttaaaaattaaagaaatgtcaatttattttgttgtgcCTATATTTTTACAGCTTTTCTTTTTTTGAGTTGGCTCCCAAAATTAGCAGTTCAATTTACTTACATTATTCACAAGTTTGGTCAAAAACCAATTAGaagtttatatcatattatttaatgtgttattttgtGAGTGTGTGTTATTAAAATGGTAAGCAATATTGCCTGTGGGCATACTGGATTTAACCTGGAAATAAAACCTGGATTTCtaatgtgttttgtttatatCTATATGTAGAGGGAGGGCCAGTGCCCCAGCAATATAGAGTGTTCAAGACTTGGAGATCCTTGTATCAGTTGTATTTTCAATGAAACATGCATTTATGGAGCTCCAATCAAGGGAATTTGTAAAGCTCACGTCCCTGATTGCACAGTAAGTATGTTGCTTTAAAAGTAGGCATGTACAGCTCTAGAGCAGAATACAAGTAAACTGATTGGCTggttttctctaattttattCTATCATGTTgaatgaattgtattttaaatgtcttacttTCATGTTTTAAGTTCTTTCTTTTAAACTCTTTCAGTGATGTATGATTGCTATAAGGTCAGTTATATAAACCAGACTTTTGTAATATAGATTTATTAGTTATAGAATAACACACAAAATGACTCCTAACTTTTCTCAATGTAGTCTGCTGCATGCTCTATACATATTTTCCTTAGTTTTAGAAGCTTTGAGTATAAACCagacttttgtaatatatatatttattactgtacttATAGAATAACACACAAAATGTCTCCTAACTTTTCTCAATGTAGTCTGCTGCATGCtctatatatattttccttaattttagAAACTTTGAGTATAAACCagacttttgtaatatatatatttattactgtacttATAGAATAACACACATAATGTCTCCTAACTTTTCTCAATGTAGTCTGCTGCATGCtctatatatattttccttaattttagAAACTTTGAGTATAAACCagacttttgtaatatatatatttattactgtacttATAGAATAACACACATAATGTCTCCTAACTTTTCTCAATGTAGTCTGctgcaatattaattttagaaactttGAGTATAAACCagacttttgtaatatatatatttattactgtacttATAGAATAACACACATAATGTCTCCTAACTTTTCTCAATGTAGTCTGCTGCATGCTCtatacatatttttcttaattttagaaGCTTTAAGATTCCTTCTTTAAAGAAACTATGAGCTTAAATCATGAACTAATTGTGCTTGCGTTCCTCTACTTACAAAccatcaaatcatttttattgccGTATGGCAGTCACATGTAGTGACAAAGTCAAATTTCAATCAAATGCCTCGTCAAAGAActattaataagtattaataacatatattaaaataattttaagaagtgGCAATCATTAGATAACAAAGTAGAAATGAGATCCTTGTGGTTCTGTAGACTAGcgtggttaaaataaaaacttacataaatatacgtaatattataaaatactcaatataaaaataattaatataaaacagtaaagaGAGCAATATTAACGGCAGTATTTAAcagtcaaataaattaaaacaacatataaataacaacaataaaacttaacgaataaattaatgttaaaagagGCTAATGAATAAATATGGCTCATAGATAACAATGCTGGCTGGCATGAGACTAGCAAAGTAACAAgataaatgttaatgaaataacaaaacaataacaaactattaaattaaaaggcAATAATCTCGACATGTCAGGAAGTCAGTCAAAGAATAAAATGGATTTCTCAAGAGCCAGgcaattaacttatttttaaatgtctgcatgttatacttattaattagtttactaGACTTATTGTAAACTCTCTTTAACATCACTGTATGACTCATCAAAGTTTTGCTCAACCTTCAGTGACCAAAAGACAGATTATTTTTACCtcttgtgttataattatgaaCATCTTCATTAAACATCAAAACAGGGGATTTTTTAAGAGCATAAATAACAAGATCAAGGATGTAGAGATTAATAACAGTATTGATTTTAAGTTCTATGAAAATAGGTTTGCAGTGGTCAAAGGGATTCAGCATTAGCAGTGGTATTCTGACggcttttttttgtaaaattaaaaagtgttttagcGTGATTTAAGTAAAAACCATTTGTTTGAAACCATGCAGATGCATCAGCTATAACAGACTTAACAGTGTCACTGAGATCGTATATGTTATCACTATGATTAATAAAAGAGGTATCGTCAGCATAGATCAAAGTTTTTGACCTAACATTTAGGGGAAGATCATTAATGCTAATTAGGAATAGAAGAGGGCCAAGGAACCTTGGGGAACACCAAACTCAAGCTCAATATCCTGTGACCACTCTCCATCAATACAGACCCTCTGCTTATGGTTAGCAAGATAGGACTTAAATAAGCTAAGAGCAGCCCCACGTATGCCATAGTGTTCGAGCTTCGACAACACGTCCCCATGACATACAGTGTCAAAGGCCCTGCTCAGATCACATAAGGTAGCCTGTGCAAAGAGTCTATTCTCAAAGACATACAATACCTGATGAACAAGCTTGTCCACAGCATCCATGGTTGCCCTAAGTTTTCTAAAGCCAAACTGAAAATTggacaaaatacaattattttcaagaaaagcACTTACTTGATCATGAATAATGATTTCAAACACTTTTGAAATAACAGGAACTATCGAAATAGGACAGTAACTGTCTGGTTTGTCTCTAGGACCTTTTTTTGTACGCTGGACAAACATGTGCTAATTTTAACTCGCCAGGGTAAATGCCTTCTTTCAGACAGCGGTCTATTCAGATGGTTAGAGGTTTAAAAATGCAGTTCATGATTTTTTTTCATCATGTTATTTGACATAAAGTTTAAATCCTGGCTAATAGagttgttaagttttttttattacccTTAGAACATCCTCTGTAGACAATGTTTTCCACACAAATACTGAATCAACCCTACTGAAATTCACTACCAAGTCTATGGCAGATCAGTAggcaatatttgatttttaatatccttAACAGAGTCTAGacagaaattattaaaagttgaAGGAGATATCCGAGTTATATTAGGCTTCCTATTCAGAGCACAGTTATTCTTAACAATATTCCaggcagctttacatttatttgagcTCTGGTCAATCTCCCTCCCACTGCTTCTTCCAAGAGCCCAAACAAAACAATAGTTACATGAAAATAGATCGTTGCTGTAAGGAGGGAGTTCAAGTATTTCCAGTGGGACCACTCCAGTTTATCCCTCGTGAAAACTGCCGTGAGGCCTGGTGTTACTTGAAAAAGGATGATACCTCTGATGGCTACGCACACCCAAGACTGATAATTACCTCTGAAgtgatttcattaaaaaaattgtatattattttaatatctttgtttGTTAAATACATAAGTTGTGCAATGAATAGTATAATCTCTTGGTTACTCATGTTTGCACTGGTGAAAATACTGTATACTTCTCAAAACCACCTAGGGCCGCTATTTTGAAACCTTACAATTTGTAAGACCAACTATTGTTGTAAATGAAGCGTAAGAATTCAAAATCACTTTTTGTTTTGCTTGACAATgcctaataatttaaatataaaccattacttttccaaactttgaatgaCTGCTCTTAAAATCCTAACATATCAAATAAAGTGtaagtaatgaaaagaaattatGCACAAATTCAAATGAGTGCCACCTTGAGAGTTCATTGGTTGAGAGGGCTAATGGACTCATCCATGCCTTGTTTATTTAAATCTCTATCAAGTTTTGTTTCAATCAATTAAGAATTGTGTCAGTCAGAATTTACAATCATGTTACAAGGTATAACATAATAAAGGTTTGATAATGGTGGAATATGAACTTTGTATTTCTTTTCACAGGGGTCAAAggaatttgaaaaagaaataatttgtcgCTACTGCTATCAGACAGATCACTGGGAACACTCCTGTGTGTTAAAAGGAGGATGTAGTTCAGTCTCTTCCCCTAAAAGCTATTACAGGTTTGTTATATTATTCTAAACGTtgcactaataatattttttcaatattcccAATTACccaattcaaaaattaataacaagtttatttatgttttgaagaTTATCTAGTACAAATACCGAGTCAATACAATCATCAGTGAGTGAAAAGAGGTTAAGACATTGttaaggaaataggattttccgtacatttgccatcattcagtgatgcaaaaaatcagtaacattacgtttcgagatctgcaatctgatctctgcctcaggtgaataactaacctaacacataactacaatctaaatgaaaataaataaatcataccagagcattgtgacacacataagtcaggaatcagaacaaacatgttgtgtgtcaaacatgcacttaataaacacaacactaattattaaaactgaactacacaatatatgtcacaattaataaattattaatcaacCATTAAAAACGTCTGTTGTGAGACTTATCTACAAGAAAGGTCTTATAAGACATTATGAAAATTATAGAACAATCGCTTTACTCCCAAGCCTAGAAAAGATTTTTGAGGTTTATGTTGCTCAGTCGTTGAAAAGTTTTTGGTAGAATGCTCTGTAT from Homalodisca vitripennis isolate AUS2020 chromosome 2, UT_GWSS_2.1, whole genome shotgun sequence encodes the following:
- the LOC124354924 gene encoding TM2 domain-containing protein almondex-like, which produces MILQRQKVEVSTSSPSPDLSTSMKTKFREGQCPSNIECSRLGDPCISCIFNETCIYGAPIKGICKAHVPDCTGSKEFEKEIICRYCYQTDHWEHSCVLKGGCSSVSSPKSYYRTNCTVKPDIQCLGRRTFFKNLPCNWTGGYRWSTALILSVTLGGFGADRFYLGHWQEGIGKLFSFGGLGVWTLIDVVLIAIHYLGPADGSLYI